In Nocardia sp. XZ_19_385, the sequence GCCAGGAAGACCGGCCCCACCACCAGGGGAACAGACACGACACCGTCCGTCAGGTGCAGATAGCCGGCTCCGATGGCGACGAGCACTCCGTAAGCGGTGACGCCCAGCGTCAGGGCGCGAACCCCCCAGCGCCGCACCGCAATCGGCGAGACAAGCGCACCCACGCACGCGCCGACCGCGAACGGCGTCATCAATAACCCGGTGCGCCAGGGCGAGAACCCGAGCACCTCTTGGAGGGTGATGGACACCGCGAACACGAACGCGGTGAACAGGCCGAAGAATACGGTCACCAGCACCGACCCGACGGCGAACCGGCGGTCGGCGAACAGGTCCAAGCGCACCAGCGGAACCCGGCCGCGCCGCACCTCCCGGCGCTGCTGCACCAGGAACACCACCGCGCAGCCGACCGCCCCGGCAAGTACTGCCAACAGCGCTGTCCGCCAACCGTTCTGCTGGATATCGGTGAGCGCGTAGAGCAGCGCGAAGAGCGTCACCGTGGACAGCGCCGCCCCGACGAGATCCAGCCCCTCGCGCCGTGGTGGACGACCCAGGTGCAGATACCGCAGCGCCAGCCCGAACGTGATCAGCCCGAGCGGCAGGTTGATCAAAAAGATCGAATGCCACCCCAGTCCGAAGAGATCCGCCATGACCAGCGCCCCACCGAGAATGGGCCCCACCATTCCGGCGAACCCTGCCATCGCGCCATAGATCGCGAACACCTGCTGGTGGCGGCTGCGCGGAAAACTGGCCGTGACAATGGCGATGGTCTGCGCCGCCATCCCGCCGGCGGCCGCACCCTGCACCACCCGCGCCACCACGAGTTCGCTTGCGCTACCCGACATTCCACACCACACCGAGGCCACGGTGAACGCCACCACCGAGGCCAGGAACATGGTGCGCCGCCCAAACAACTCACCGATCCGGGCCGCCGTAAGCAGCGTGCAGGCGAAAGCCAGGGCGTAGCCCGAGACCACCAGCAACTGCGCCTGCCGCGACGCCGCCAGATCCGCGGTGATGCTGGGCAGCGCGGTGGTAACGATCGTTCCATCGATCATCTGCATGAA encodes:
- a CDS encoding MFS transporter, which produces MFMQMIDGTIVTTALPSITADLAASRQAQLLVVSGYALAFACTLLTAARIGELFGRRTMFLASVVAFTVASVWCGMSGSASELVVARVVQGAAAGGMAAQTIAIVTASFPRSRHQQVFAIYGAMAGFAGMVGPILGGALVMADLFGLGWHSIFLINLPLGLITFGLALRYLHLGRPPRREGLDLVGAALSTVTLFALLYALTDIQQNGWRTALLAVLAGAVGCAVVFLVQQRREVRRGRVPLVRLDLFADRRFAVGSVLVTVFFGLFTAFVFAVSITLQEVLGFSPWRTGLLMTPFAVGACVGALVSPIAVRRWGVRALTLGVTAYGVLVAIGAGYLHLTDGVVSVPLVVGPVFLAGLSVGLFFVPLQPIMLSGLEQRQMDAASGLLPTIEQIGNALGLALLSALFFRAHTLAGSVTMFAAIAVVALGMGALTLALREPAQR